A segment of the Macrotis lagotis isolate mMagLag1 chromosome 8, bilby.v1.9.chrom.fasta, whole genome shotgun sequence genome:
GAGACTGCGCCTCCAGCCCCGGCTCTGATCTGAACCCCCCCCTTCACACACCTAGAATGCCAGGCTAGTGTCAGCCCTCCCCGCACAGGCCTCTCACACTGGCCCTGAAGGATTCTCCAGAGAGTCTAAGACCCCAGCCATGCCTCTCTGCTCAGGCCTCCTCAAGACCCTTACTCAGATTTCTCAATCCTGCTTACACAGGCCTCTGCCCCCCCTCCTCCCTGATTCTATGGTCCTCTAGTCCCCCCAAGTCCCTCACCCCCTCCTATATTGCTCAGCCCCCAGGCCCCTCACCCCCTCCTATACTGCTCAGCTCCCCAGGCCCCTCACCCCCTCCTATACTGCTCAGCCCCCAGGCCCCTCGTCCCCTCCTATACTGCTCAGCCCCCCAGGCCCCTCGCCCCCTCCTATATTGCTCAGCCCCCAGGCCCCTCGCCCCCTCCTATACTGCTCAGCCCCCAGGCCCCTCGCCCCCTCCTATACTGCTCAGCCCCCCAGGCCCCTCGCCCCCTCCTACACTGCTCAGCCCCCCCAGGCCCCTCGCCCCCTCCTATATTGCTCAGCCCCCCCAGGCCCCTCACCCCCTCCTATATTGCTCAGCCCCCAGGCCCCTCGCCCCCTCCTATACTGCTCAGCCCCCCAGGCCCCTCGCCCCCTCCTACACTGCTCAGCCCCCCAGGCCCCTCGCCCCCTCCTATACTGCTCAGCCCCCAGGCCCCTCGCCCCCTCCTACACTGCTCAGCCCCCCAGGCCCTCGCCCCCTCCTATACTGCTCAGCCCCCCAGGCCCCTCGCCCCCTCCTACACTGCTCAGCCCCCCCAGGCCCCTCGCCCCCTCCTATATTGCTCAGCCCCCCCAGGCCCTCACCCCCAACTATACTGCTCAGCCCCCAGGCCCCTCACCCCCTCCTATACTGCTCAGCCCCCCCAGGCCCTCACCCCCAACTATACTGCTCAGCCCCCCAGGCCCCTCGCCCCCTCCTACACTGCTCAGCCCCCCAGGCCCCTCACCCCCAACTATACTGCTCAGCCCCCCAGGCCCCTCGCCCCCTCCTATACTGCTCAGCCCCCCCAGGCCCCTCGCCCCCTCCTATACTGCTCAGCCCCCCAGGCCCCTCGCCCCCTCCTATACTGCTCAGCCCCCAGGCCCTCACCCCCTCCTATACTGCTCAGCCCCCCAGGCCCCTCACCCCCTCCTATACTGCTCAGCCCCCCAGGCCCTCGCCCCCTCCTATACTGCTCAGCCCCCCAGGCCCCTCGTCCCCTCCTATACTGCTCAGCCCCCCAGGcccctcgcccccccccccctcctacACTGCTCAGCCCCCAGGCCCCTCACCCCCAACTATACTGCTCAGCCCCCCAGGCCCCTCACCCCCTCCTATACTGCTCAGCCCCCCAGGCCCCTCGCCCCCTCCTATACTGCTCAGCCCCCCAGGCCCCTCGCCCCCTCCTATACTGCTCAGCCCCCAGGCCCTCACCCCCTCCTATACTGCTCAGCCCCCCAGGCCCCTCACCCCCTCCTATACTGCTCAGCCCCCCAGGCCCCTCGCCCCCTCCTACACTGCTCAGCCCCCCCAGGCCCTCGCCCCCGCCCGCGCTGCTCCCCTGCTCAGCCCCCCAAGCCCGGCTCCCGCCTCCCCAGAGGCTGCGCAgcctccggccccgcccccggcgccCCCTCCTCAAatcccgccccggcccgcccccggcccgccccggcccggctcGCCTCCGCCTCGCCGCAGTCCTCCCCTCCGGGGCGCGTGTCCCTTGCGGGCGCGGGGCATGCCGGGCCGGGCAGGCGGCGCGCGGGGCCGCGAGGGCGCGGGGTCAGAGCCGGCGGGAACTCGCGTCGGGGTCCGCGCTCCTGGGCGCCGGCGCGCGCCGGGAGAAGACGGGCAGAGGCCGGGGGCAGCACGCCACGCGCGCCACCATCTTCGCTCGACTCCCCCGGCGGGGCCCACCCCTTTCGGCGCCCCGCCCGAGCCGCGGGGGCCGCTGGGACACCGAGTCCCCCCCCGGCCCCGCGTCCCGGTGACTGCCGCGGCCTCCGGAAGTCGGAACCACAACCTCCACAGGGCTCCGCGCggcgccccgccccggcccgcgaGGCAGCGGGGCATCTTGGGAAACGAAGTCCCTCCCGCGGGGGGAATGGGGAACCGGCCGGCCGGGGAACTCAAAAGACCATCATGCCCCGGTCCAGGGCTCGGTTAACCCTTAAGCTGCCCGGGGACAGGAGGTCGCACGTGGCCGCTTCTCACGTGCGCTCGCTCCTTGCTACGCCGCCCTGAGGGTCTGTGGGGTCAGGCAGGGCCGGGGGACCCCCAGACCGGATGTATCCCGAGTATCCGCAACAGCTGCCAGGAGCCTTAGAGATGGGCTGGTTCAAGCCCCCCATCTCGCAGCTTGGCAGAAAAGTGTTACATCTGGGAACGGAGGCGCCGTGTTCAGATCCTGACCCCAAAACtggtgaccctggtcaagtccctTCTCCCTCTGGGCTCAGCCTCCTGAGCTATAAAATTAGGGGTTTGATTTCTGAGCTCTAACTCCAAATCTcttaaaaattgggggggggggcagctaggtggcacagtggacagagcacgggccctggagtcaggagggcctgagttcaaatccggcctcagacacttaataatgacctagctgtgtggccttgggcagccacttaaccccattgccttgccaaaacctaaaaaaaaaaatgggagggaTGACTATGAGGCGTTAAGAAGAAATTGgtacaaagtcaaaaataatgattctaaatccagtgcttttAGGCACAGCAGAGCAGTAGAGGGGAACAGACCCTGGAGCACAGGGGGAGTTTCAGAAACACCAGTCTCTCAGGAGTTGGGGAGCAGGCCGGCAGAACAACATAAGGAAGCTCAGAAGGCAAGGACAGACGGAGGTAGCCCACAGCTGTGTCCCCACAATTGGCAATCCTCTGGGAACCCGGCTCATGGTAGTCCCCTTCACTCTGCGCCACGTACATGAAACTTGCAGGTTCCGCCTGCCCAGCCTGGGTAGCAGAGGCATTGGAAGTGGGCCCATTTGGCAGCTTCTTCCCCGAGGGCTCCCAGGGCATCTGTTGGTTCCAAGTGCAAGAAGATATCATCATTGCTGGGCTCTCGACGGGCACAGCGCCCATTGCCATGGCACAGTTGCTGGCTGCAAGCCTGGGCAGCCCTGGTCACATTGCTTAAGTAGGGGCCCAAGATGGTTGACAGGTAGTTTTGGAGAAGCCTGCATTGCTCCTGAGgatgggaaagaaagagaaatccttcATTCCTCAGAGGAAAGACATCCCAAAGGGAACCAAGGTTCCAGCTGCCTGGTCCTGGGACCACCTTTGCATCTCCCCCCCCTTGATCCATGGTCAGATATACTTCCCCCTTCCTCCATTCATGAGCAGCTATTCTCCCTCCCATCCTTGCGTCATGGTCAGACATACTCCCTCCTAGAATGGAAAGAGCCGCCAGAACATCAAATATTGGAAGGGGCCTTAGCAACCAACTAGTTGAACTCTTGTATTAGACAGAGTTGGAGAAAAGCAGGGATTGCTAAGGGAAGCGAGCTAGGCAGTGTCAGCCAGCAGCCAGTATGAGACCTTGAGTTCCAGGTAGTGTGGatcagagaagagagaatgagatttGGAGCcaaaggactgagttcaaatttcagctccACCTCTCCCAACTTGGGTGCCCTTCAGCAAGTCACCACCCCCAGgctgtttcctcagctataaatggTAGGAATTGCCTAGACAGCCATGAAGATTGCTTCTGGCTCTAAACCGAGGGTTTTATGGATGCTGCATGGCATGGGCAAGAACCAGAACTGTCCTCAGTAAGGGCAACATCGTGCAATGATCAAGTATGATAGACGCCTCCTCCCAGCTCCTCCcagcttttctcttttcttatgaTTGTTCTTTctaacatgactaacatggaaatatgttcaacaaatatgtacatgtataacctatgtcagattatttgctgtcttggggaggagaaaaatttggaactcaaaatcatataaaaaaatgttgcagggcagctaaatggtgcagtggatagaataccggccctggagtcaggaagatccgagttcaaatttggcctcagacacttaacaattacctagctgtgtgatcttgggcaagtcacttaactccagtaccttgcaaaaataaaaatcaaaaaatgaatattgaaaactctccttacatgtaattggaaaatactatttgccaaaaataaaaaatctaggaTTCTAGATCTGGCTTCCAAGGCTAGGGCATAGATTAGAATTGGGAATTTTGAGAGAACACAGGGGCTAAAAAGAGAATTACTTACCCCAGAACTGGAAAAAGAGAGGTCACCCCAGAGCACCACACCTTCCACACCCAGGGCCACACCTACTCCAATGGTCCGAATCAGGTCATTCTGGGAAGAGAGAGATGTTGCTCGGTCAGGCTGGTCTCTTGGCATTGATCAAACTCCCTGGCCCCCTGGTCTTTCCTCAGACCAGGGACCCCAATGTCTCCCTCAGATAAAAAGCTCACCTGGGACAGAAACCGCCCAGAGCCAAGGTGAGTGAGGCGGGTATAGGCCAGCACAGGCAGAGGATGTGAGTGCCCAAACCGAGCCACCCGGAATGCTTCTTGCAGCCGGTGGCGTGTGTAGCTCTTTCGGTAGATGTGGGGCAGGCCAGGAGGGAGGTAGATGCTAGGGAAGAGGGCAGTAGAGGCTTCCCAAAGCCAGCGCAGGCGGTCATTGTAGGCCTTGTCCACCACCTGACATTTTCCAGTGTAATTGTGCCTGCCCCGCCAGGGGCTTTGGCAGAAAGGGAAGCCATAAAAACCCCACAGCCCCCTGGGACGCAGTGCCCGCCCCAGCTGCAGGGTGCCCTCCATCAGCGTCCGAGCAGCCCGCTCAAAGGCGACCCGAGCCTTTCGGCGCTGCTGCTGAGGAAGTCGGTCTGGCCACTGCTGCCGAGCCCAGGCCCAAGATGCCTTCCGATAGACCCGGCGGGGCCCCCAGTTCCGGCTCCAGATTGGGTACCACTCTTCCCAGTCAAGCACAGCTAAGCCTCTGAAGCTCTTGTGCATGAGTCCAGAGATCTGCTTGGCAACCAGGGCGAGGTGCTTGTGCAGGGGAACAGCCTGGGGGACACCTCCATGGTGGAGGACACCCCCTGGTCCTACATAGGGGTAAAGGCCAAATTGGTTCTTGTAGAAGATGGTAATGTTCTGGCCCTGGAAGCGCTGGGCCTGGTTATGCACGATGCCAAAGAGCTCCAGGAGCAGGGGCTGACCAAAGCGGGCTTGGCATCGGGCTGTGGGCACGTTCCACACTACAGTGAAGGGGCGGCCCAGATGCCATGAGgtcacccacccacccaccaggCATAGGGTGACCCAGGCCACTAAATAGCAGCCCCCATTCATAGCTGGGCCCAGCAGGGAGAGACCTGTAGGGGAGAGAGGAGACTAGAGTGAGAGGCAGGAGA
Coding sequences within it:
- the HYAL3 gene encoding hyaluronidase-3, giving the protein MNGGCYLVAWVTLCLVGGWVTSWHLGRPFTVVWNVPTARCQARFGQPLLLELFGIVHNQAQRFQGQNITIFYKNQFGLYPYVGPGGVLHHGGVPQAVPLHKHLALVAKQISGLMHKSFRGLAVLDWEEWYPIWSRNWGPRRVYRKASWAWARQQWPDRLPQQQRRKARVAFERAARTLMEGTLQLGRALRPRGLWGFYGFPFCQSPWRGRHNYTGKCQVVDKAYNDRLRWLWEASTALFPSIYLPPGLPHIYRKSYTRHRLQEAFRVARFGHSHPLPVLAYTRLTHLGSGRFLSQNDLIRTIGVGVALGVEGVVLWGDLSFSSSGEQCRLLQNYLSTILGPYLSNVTRAAQACSQQLCHGNGRCARREPSNDDIFLHLEPTDALGALGEEAAKWAHFQCLCYPGWAGGTCKFHVRGAE